GCTGTAATTAGTTAATTATCTTAAATCGGAAGTAGGGCTATTCGGAAGTACTGTATTTATTTTATTGGGCCTATAAACCGAAACATTACATTTGAAAATTAACCTGGAAGATTTCGTTGCTATGATCTCTACGATCATGCAACAGCTGATTGTGATGCATCGACATATCGTGGGTTGTTAATGATTAATAATTATGATTGTAAACGTAAACACGTTTTTCTAAAGTTTACGATTTCCAGACCAAAAAAGGGGAATTCATATTTGAATTTTCATCATTCTAAATTAACTTTTTCAAATCCCAATAAGGAACTCTTAGATTTCATTAAAAGCTTGATGGTACTTGATTATTCCATTTATCCCTTTCAGTGCAAATTCTTCAAGCTCTTTGACCATGAAAATTTCCGGAGGCACTTGATATTCAGACGTGATACCATAATTGACAGATGGTACAAAGCCAAATCGCTGATAATATTCTGGGTGTCCGAGTACAACAATGGCTTTATATCCGGATGTTGTGCAATACCTCAAACCTTCCTCTACCAATCTGGAACCCACACCCTTATTTTGACACTCAGGCAGAACAGCCATTGGTGCCAATCCTGCAATTAATGGTGCTGGTTGATTCCCTTCTAATGAAACCGGGCTAAATAATATATGACCAATAAGCTCGCCTTTTTCCTCAGCAACCAGTGAGATAAGAGGAGCACCACTTTTCCTTAAAGCATCAACAAGGTTTGCTTCATCATTAGTACCAAATGCAGCAGAGTTAATATTTCGAATTTTCTCCTGGTCATCTGGTTTTTCCCAACGGACGATCATAATAAAACCTCCTCACCAATAACTACAAAACTACGAAGCTGGCAAAGGAGTGCAGCAGATGACATTGCATCTTCAGTTGTTTGTAGAAAGAGTGACACTTACTTTTTATTTAACTTACATTTGCGCCAAATGGCTACCCCTTTAAGCATAGAAATTGAAATCAGCATTTGGGAAACAGCCATGACAGTACACCCTGAACAAAAAAACGAATTACGAAGCGTCTGGATAAAGACAGCGGAACATCAGCTTTTCCATGAACTGGAAACAGAATACGGATTTCCACGGGCAACCTGCCGCTCACTCGTTCAATTAATGCAGGAATTCATTGAGCTGAATTATGGAAACCTGCGAGGAGACAAACAGATCATTTATCATGCAGTAAGCAAGGACGAACCTCCAGGCAAGCAGTTGGACAAAATCAAAACCGTATCCGTAAAGCTCACCATATCCCATCCAGAGGATACAGAGATTCTTGAGAAAAAAGGCATTCATGCACTCAGGCAGCACAAAATGATGCGGTTTGCTACCGAAGCATATGATCAGGGTGGACTCCTTGTCCAGGAAGATCTCGCATTGCTCCTTAACAGCGGAAGACGAACGATACAGAGGGACATGGCTTATCTTAAGAAACATGAAATAATTATTCCTACACGAGGTTCAATCCAGGACATAGGTCCGACCATATCTCATAAAACGAAAATCGTGGAACTCTATCTCAAAGGATATGAATACACAGAGATCGAGAGACGTACGAGGCATACTGGACAATCAATCAAAAGGTACATCATAGGATTCTCAAAAGTCGTGATGCTGCACAGCAAAGGCTTCACTTTAGATCAAATCCGGGAACTTACGAATACTACAGAGAAAGTGGTAAAGGAGTACCTTGAACTGTATCAGAAATATGGGGAACTCAGTAAGGATAGAATGGATCAATTGGTTTCAACTCCAAAGATCAAAGTAGAGAATAAAAAAAAGGAGATGAGCCTATGACCTCAAATATTTCAGGAAAAAGCATTGGCTCAGCAATTAAATCACTTCTGAATTCAGAATATAAATTCATGGGAGGGGATAGGGTCCAGGAAATGTTCATTGGAGATGTCCTACAACTTTTCAAGAAATTTAATCGTGATGCCTGGAATCTTGAACCGGGTCAAACTATGTGGTTTGCTGTGTGTGCAGATGAAAAACAGAGCTATGGGAAAACGCTTGAGAAAACGAGAATTACTCCGGTTATCTTGTCCATTGTCCATGATGAAGACAAAAAAACGAGAGAGAATGGCTATTCTCACAAAGAGTTATGAAGGTTTAAGATTGCAAGAATTTTAAGGGAAGCTTTTAGGCAGAACGGTGTTCTTTCACAAGCAGACGTGGCGGAGATGCTGGGTATCAGCACTGGAACTGTTAGTAAGGATATCAGAGAGTATCAGATCGAGAATCAGGTTGTACTACCTTATCGGGGAACCATACACGATCTTGGAAGGGCGATTACTCATAAAAAGATGATTATTGGGCATTTTCTCAAAAATGTGCAAACTCCTGATATTTCCCGAATAACTGGCCATACTGAAGAAGCATGTGACCGTTATATCAAATCATATAAAAAAGTGAGAACCCTATACAGTAGCATGAATCATAATGAAATTTCCAGAACTCTGGATATGAGTGAATCTTTGGTAAAGGAATATATTGTAATACATGAAGAATTCAATAAGATGGAGGAAAAAATTAATGACGGTTCAAATCAGGAATAAGGGGGGCGTCATTTGGCGTCATTTCAATATTAATAGTAATTGCGTTTTCTAAGGTGTATCCACACAAATCTTTTGGTTAATTTTACCAACTTATTTTTGGCAGTCCCAAAATTGTCAATCAGATTCTCATTATCAAAAAAGATAAGTACATCTTCACTATAATTATTAATCCCAGGTATTTTAAGGGGATGGAAGATGAAAAAGGAGAAGAATTTCAGCACTCAATGTGTTCATGCTGGAGAAGCACCAGATCCTTCTTATGGAGCGCATACAACACCGATATTTCAAACTTCCACCTTTGTATTTGATAATGCCCAACAGGGTGCTGCAAGATTTACTGGTGACGAAGAAGGATACATATATGCCCGTGTAGGACCAAACACGCCCACACATGCAGCTTTTGTGAAAAAAATAGCTACACTTGAAGGAGGCGAAACCGGTCAGGCCTTCTCATCAGGAATGGCTGCAATAACTGCTGTAGCTCTTTCTCAACTGGAACAAGGAGACCACCTTTTATCAACCAATGTGGTCTATGGTGGTACGTACGGATTATTTTCCTCAATTCTAACAAAGCTCGGTATTGAGGTCAGTCTTGTTGATACATCAAATCACGAGAATGTGAAGAAGAAAATAAGAAAAAATACAAAGATCATTTTTTTAGAAACACCGGCTAATCCCACCATGATCATTAGTGATATTGAAGAGATATGTAAAATGGCCCGCGATATAGGTGCGCTTTGTGTCGTTGACAACACATTTGCAACTCCTCGCTTCCAGAGACCATTACAATTGGGTGCAGACGTAGTTGTACATAGTTGTACGAAATATATTGGTGGTCATGCAGACCTTTTAGGTGGTGTTGTTGTTGGAAAAAAAGATTTTATCGAAAGCATGACATCTGTGGTAAATTATACCGGGGGAACGATGGGTCCACTTGAAGCCTGGTTATGTATCAGAGGATTGAAGACCCTGCATCTTAGAATGGAAAAGCACGCAAGTAATGGTATGAAAGTAGCCGAATTTCTGGAAGCACATCCAAAAATTGGTTGGGTCAGATATCCTGGATTGCCCACTCATCCACAATATGATATCGGAAAAAAGCAGATGAGTGGTTATAGTGGTATGATCGCTTTTGGAATAAAGGGGGGCATAGAAGCTGGACAGAAACTTATGAACAGCGTAAAATTGTGTTCATTGGCAGTTAGTCTTGGTGCAGTTGATACCCTGATCCAGCATCCTGCGTCCATGACCCATGCAAATGTTCCCGTTGATGTAAGAACGAAGACGGGAATAACTGATGATCTGGTGAGAATTTCAGTAGGTATCGAAGATGCAGAAGACATAATAGCAGATCTGGATCAGGCTTTAGCGCACCTGTGAACGATAGCTGATATATTGTGAAATAAATCCGTTAGAAAGGAGGGGGCAGCTACTCTGGAAGCCTGGCCAGCAAAAAGATATGTTGATAACATT
The nucleotide sequence above comes from Methanosarcinales archaeon. Encoded proteins:
- a CDS encoding N-acetyltransferase; the protein is MIVRWEKPDDQEKIRNINSAAFGTNDEANLVDALRKSGAPLISLVAEEKGELIGHILFSPVSLEGNQPAPLIAGLAPMAVLPECQNKGVGSRLVEEGLRYCTTSGYKAIVVLGHPEYYQRFGFVPSVNYGITSEYQVPPEIFMVKELEEFALKGINGIIKYHQAFNEI
- a CDS encoding DUF1670 domain-containing protein: MTVHPEQKNELRSVWIKTAEHQLFHELETEYGFPRATCRSLVQLMQEFIELNYGNLRGDKQIIYHAVSKDEPPGKQLDKIKTVSVKLTISHPEDTEILEKKGIHALRQHKMMRFATEAYDQGGLLVQEDLALLLNSGRRTIQRDMAYLKKHEIIIPTRGSIQDIGPTISHKTKIVELYLKGYEYTEIERRTRHTGQSIKRYIIGFSKVVMLHSKGFTLDQIRELTNTTEKVVKEYLELYQKYGELSKDRMDQLVSTPKIKVENKKKEMSL
- a CDS encoding DUF1670 domain-containing protein, with translation MTSNISGKSIGSAIKSLLNSEYKFMGGDRVQEMFIGDVLQLFKKFNRDAWNLEPGQTMWFAVCADEKQSYGKTLEKTRITPVILSIVHDEDKKTRENGYSHKEL
- a CDS encoding DUF1670 domain-containing protein translates to MARILREAFRQNGVLSQADVAEMLGISTGTVSKDIREYQIENQVVLPYRGTIHDLGRAITHKKMIIGHFLKNVQTPDISRITGHTEEACDRYIKSYKKVRTLYSSMNHNEISRTLDMSESLVKEYIVIHEEFNKMEEKINDGSNQE
- a CDS encoding PLP-dependent transferase is translated as MKKEKNFSTQCVHAGEAPDPSYGAHTTPIFQTSTFVFDNAQQGAARFTGDEEGYIYARVGPNTPTHAAFVKKIATLEGGETGQAFSSGMAAITAVALSQLEQGDHLLSTNVVYGGTYGLFSSILTKLGIEVSLVDTSNHENVKKKIRKNTKIIFLETPANPTMIISDIEEICKMARDIGALCVVDNTFATPRFQRPLQLGADVVVHSCTKYIGGHADLLGGVVVGKKDFIESMTSVVNYTGGTMGPLEAWLCIRGLKTLHLRMEKHASNGMKVAEFLEAHPKIGWVRYPGLPTHPQYDIGKKQMSGYSGMIAFGIKGGIEAGQKLMNSVKLCSLAVSLGAVDTLIQHPASMTHANVPVDVRTKTGITDDLVRISVGIEDAEDIIADLDQALAHL